In Trueperaceae bacterium, the DNA window ACGCACGCGGCGCGGGCGGGCGGGGGGACCCGCCCGCCCGACGACGACGCGGCGGACGGCCCACGGCCCCACGGGATCGTCGTCCCGACCGACGGGGTCGACCTCCACGGCGACCTCCGCGTTCCCGCCGTCGCGCGCGGCTGCGTCGCGTTCGCGCACGGGAGCGGCAGCGGTCGCCACAGCCCCCGGAACCGCGCCGTCGCCGCCCGTCTCCACGCCGACGGCTTCGCGACGCTGCTCCTCGACCTGCTGAGCGACGCGGAGGACCGCGCCGACCGGGCCGGGGAGCGCCACCGGTTCGACGTCCCACGGCTCGCACGCCGCCTCCACGCCGCCCTCGACGTGCTCGCCGAGCGCCCCGACGTCGGGCGCCTCCCGGTCGGCCTGTACGGCGCCAGCACCGGGGCGGCGGCGGCGTTGCGCGCCGCCGCCGACGCCCCCCGACGCGTGCACGCCGTCGAGGCGCGCGGCGGCCGCGTCGACCTCGCCGGCGACGCCCTCCCCCGCGTCCGCTGCCCCACCCGCCTCATCGTCGGCAGCGAGGACCGCGCCGTCTGGGACCTCAACGAAGCGGCACGACGCACGCTGCGTTGCGACGTCGACCTCGCCGTCGTCCCGGGGGCGGGCCACCTGTTCGAGGAACCCGGCACCCTCGATCGGGTCGGCGACCTCACGGCCGACTGGTTCGACGCGCACCTCGGGGCGGACGGCGCCCCCTGAACCTCAGTCCGCGCGCCGCCGGGGGGCGCGCTCGCGCCGGTCGACGTGCCGCGCCAACACCGCCTCCGCCGCCCGCCGCGTGGCGGGCGCCCCCTTCGCGGCGTACAGCCGCGCCTGCGCCCCCCGCCGGGCGGCGGCGACGTCCACGATCGGGGCGGGGTACGCGGGCGCGACGAGGGGCGGTGCGTCGTGCGGGGCGAGGTGCCACGGCGCCGGCACGTCGCGCAGTTCCGGCACCCAGCGGCGGACGAACGCACCGTCGGGATCGACGTCCTTCGCCTGCTTGAACGGCGCGTAGATGCGGATCGTGTGGATGCCGGTCACGCCCGCCTGCATCTGGACCTGCGCGTAGTGGATGCCCGGCTCGAAATCGA includes these proteins:
- a CDS encoding dienelactone hydrolase family protein, with protein sequence MTHAARAGGGTRPPDDDAADGPRPHGIVVPTDGVDLHGDLRVPAVARGCVAFAHGSGSGRHSPRNRAVAARLHADGFATLLLDLLSDAEDRADRAGERHRFDVPRLARRLHAALDVLAERPDVGRLPVGLYGASTGAAAALRAAADAPRRVHAVEARGGRVDLAGDALPRVRCPTRLIVGSEDRAVWDLNEAARRTLRCDVDLAVVPGAGHLFEEPGTLDRVGDLTADWFDAHLGADGAP